One genomic region from Streptomyces sp. NBC_00457 encodes:
- a CDS encoding SigE family RNA polymerase sigma factor produces the protein MEQDRAGEFDEFVAARWSGLFHLARLLTGGDRHRAEDLLQESLVKLWFVWPKIADEAPEAYVRKVLSRAAARSARRRWWGERPVEELPEVAVTGDVSATVAERSRLEAALAQLPSRQRAAVVLRYYQDLPEAHVAQVLGCPVGTARSHASRGVARLRRLLADVIEPVG, from the coding sequence ATGGAACAAGATCGGGCCGGTGAGTTCGACGAGTTCGTGGCCGCCCGCTGGTCGGGGCTGTTCCATCTGGCGCGTCTGCTCACCGGAGGCGATCGGCACCGGGCCGAGGACCTGTTGCAGGAGTCCCTGGTCAAGCTGTGGTTCGTCTGGCCGAAGATCGCCGACGAGGCACCGGAGGCCTACGTGCGCAAGGTGCTGTCGCGAGCGGCGGCTCGCTCGGCCCGGCGGCGCTGGTGGGGCGAGCGCCCCGTGGAGGAGTTGCCCGAGGTGGCGGTGACGGGTGACGTGTCCGCGACCGTGGCGGAGCGGTCCCGGCTGGAGGCCGCGCTGGCACAACTGCCGTCCCGGCAGCGGGCCGCGGTGGTGCTGCGCTACTACCAGGACCTGCCCGAGGCGCACGTCGCCCAGGTGCTGGGCTGCCCGGTCGGTACGGCCCGGTCGCACGCCTCGCGTGGAGTGGCGCGGCTGCGCCGGCTGCTGGCCGATGTCATCGAGCCGGTGGGGTGA
- a CDS encoding class I SAM-dependent DNA methyltransferase, protein MSNPGDRLDYGTLRPDRTGQAEAFDAIGNRYDEAFPHKEGQVAAAAWLIGSLPAGSRVLDLGCGTGLPTARQLAEAGFDVVGVDLSDGMVALARDHVPTGEFHQADIADLRPGGPLDLGRFDGVAAFFSLLMLPRAEIPLALRTVRHLLRPGGLLALSMVEADVDDFSIPFIGRSIRVSGYLRDELREVVETAGFEIGDESSYTYAPAAADIQPEVQIFLHCRRTPDDS, encoded by the coding sequence GTGAGCAACCCTGGCGACAGGCTCGACTACGGAACGCTACGACCCGACCGCACCGGTCAGGCCGAGGCGTTCGACGCCATCGGCAATCGCTACGACGAGGCCTTCCCGCACAAGGAAGGGCAGGTCGCGGCGGCCGCATGGCTCATCGGCTCGCTGCCGGCCGGGTCCCGGGTGCTGGACCTGGGGTGCGGAACCGGGCTCCCGACCGCGCGCCAGCTGGCGGAGGCGGGCTTCGACGTGGTCGGGGTGGACCTGTCGGACGGGATGGTCGCGCTGGCCCGCGACCATGTGCCCACCGGGGAGTTCCATCAGGCGGACATCGCGGACCTGCGGCCCGGCGGCCCCTTGGACCTCGGGCGCTTCGACGGCGTCGCCGCGTTCTTCTCCCTGCTCATGCTCCCGCGCGCGGAGATCCCCCTGGCCCTGCGCACCGTCCGTCATCTGCTGCGTCCCGGCGGCCTGTTGGCCCTGTCGATGGTGGAGGCCGATGTGGACGACTTCTCGATCCCCTTCATCGGAAGGAGCATCCGCGTCTCCGGCTACCTGAGGGACGAACTGCGCGAGGTCGTCGAGACGGCGGGCTTCGAGATCGGCGACGAGTCCTCGTACACCTACGCTCCGGCGGCCGCCGACATCCAGCCCGAGGTACAGATCTTCCTGCACTGCCGGCGCACGCCCGACGACTCCTGA
- a CDS encoding SpoIIE family protein phosphatase, with amino-acid sequence MTKQLGTGDDTGGPAPGARESAAFMHRPQPSGSDNRGVTVRLPAAEAPAGPDATPPQTDRLRYLDAATRQIARGMNLDETLYELCRAAVPAFADTAFVHLYAPLPIGDDIGAAPEILRLHTVDHASLRAPAGQGSASPAPSAHTLQAAEVVHPATTGLLAKLLQDGRPVFGSDPGVAPAAAELLGRVHMPRSAPPGRRLIIAPLHGRNHALGSVVLIRGPDRPDFTGDDLLVASQLATHTALGLDKAMLYEREASVADTLQRTMLPPSLPEPPGVRLASRYLPASRTAQVGGDWYDAIPLPGNRVALVIGDVMGHSMTSAAIMGQLRTSVQTLAGLDLPPDEVLHHLDEQAGRLGSEHTATCLYALYDPVLHRLIVSSAGHLPPVLLRPDGGVEVLDVPPGAPIGVGSGGFESVETHAPTGATLLLYTDGLVESRDSDVMTGVERLCARLRATGSGSAPPTLEGLCDQALGTLGSGGRDDDIALLAARFEGILPETVAYWYMAPRPQTARQARRLTRRTLHGWGLDDLLESTELMVSEVVANAVRFASRPITLRLLCTDVLRCEVGDDSPVVPRMRHARLSDEGGRGLFLVDQLSERWGATRVSTGKVVWFEQPLPPAG; translated from the coding sequence ATGACGAAGCAGCTCGGAACCGGTGACGACACCGGGGGTCCCGCGCCCGGTGCGCGGGAATCCGCTGCGTTCATGCATCGGCCGCAGCCGTCCGGCTCCGACAACCGCGGGGTGACCGTGCGCCTGCCGGCCGCCGAGGCCCCCGCCGGACCCGACGCCACCCCGCCGCAGACCGACAGGCTCCGCTATCTCGACGCCGCGACCCGGCAGATCGCCCGCGGCATGAATCTCGACGAGACGCTGTACGAACTGTGCCGCGCGGCCGTCCCGGCGTTCGCCGACACGGCGTTCGTCCATCTGTACGCCCCCCTGCCGATAGGCGACGACATCGGCGCCGCCCCCGAGATCCTGCGGCTGCACACCGTGGACCACGCGTCCCTCCGGGCCCCCGCCGGCCAGGGCTCCGCATCACCCGCGCCGAGCGCGCACACCCTCCAGGCGGCCGAGGTCGTCCACCCGGCCACCACTGGACTGCTCGCCAAGCTGCTCCAGGACGGACGGCCGGTGTTCGGCAGCGACCCGGGCGTCGCCCCGGCGGCGGCCGAGCTGCTCGGGAGGGTGCACATGCCCCGGTCGGCACCGCCCGGGCGACGGCTGATCATCGCCCCGCTGCACGGCCGCAACCACGCCCTGGGCAGCGTCGTCCTGATCCGCGGACCCGACCGGCCCGACTTCACCGGCGACGATCTGCTGGTGGCCTCCCAGCTCGCCACCCACACCGCCCTCGGGCTGGACAAGGCGATGCTGTACGAACGTGAGGCATCCGTCGCGGACACGTTGCAGCGCACGATGCTCCCGCCGTCGCTTCCGGAGCCGCCCGGGGTCCGGCTGGCGAGCCGCTATCTGCCGGCCTCGCGGACCGCGCAGGTCGGCGGGGACTGGTACGACGCGATCCCGCTGCCCGGCAACCGCGTGGCCCTGGTGATCGGCGATGTGATGGGCCACTCCATGACCTCGGCCGCGATCATGGGCCAGCTGCGGACCAGCGTGCAGACCCTGGCCGGGCTCGATCTGCCCCCGGACGAGGTGCTGCACCACCTCGACGAGCAGGCGGGACGCCTGGGCAGCGAGCACACCGCGACCTGTCTGTACGCGTTGTACGACCCCGTACTGCACCGGCTGATCGTCTCCAGCGCCGGACATCTGCCGCCGGTGCTGCTGCGTCCCGACGGCGGCGTGGAGGTGCTGGACGTCCCGCCCGGAGCGCCGATCGGTGTCGGCAGCGGCGGATTCGAGTCCGTCGAGACCCACGCGCCGACCGGGGCGACGCTGCTGCTGTACACCGACGGCCTGGTCGAGTCCCGCGACTCGGACGTCATGACCGGCGTGGAGCGGCTGTGCGCCCGGCTGCGCGCGACTGGTTCAGGATCCGCGCCGCCGACCCTGGAAGGCCTGTGCGACCAGGCCCTCGGCACCCTGGGCTCCGGTGGCCGCGACGACGACATCGCGCTGCTCGCGGCCCGGTTCGAGGGCATCCTGCCGGAGACCGTCGCCTACTGGTACATGGCTCCGCGCCCGCAGACCGCCCGCCAGGCCCGCCGGCTGACCCGCAGGACCCTGCACGGCTGGGGCCTCGACGACCTCCTGGAGTCCACCGAGCTGATGGTCAGCGAGGTGGTCGCCAACGCCGTGCGCTTCGCCTCCCGCCCGATCACCCTGCGGCTCCTGTGCACGGACGTGCTCCGCTGCGAGGTCGGCGACGACTCCCCCGTGGTACCGAGGATGCGCCACGCCCGCCTGAGCGACGAGGGCGGACGCGGGCTGTTCCTGGTCGACCAGCTGTCAGAGCGCTGGGGGGCAACTCGGGTGAGCACGGGCAAGGTTGTGTGGTTCGAGCAGCCACTTCCTCCCGCGGGTTAA
- the metE gene encoding 5-methyltetrahydropteroyltriglutamate--homocysteine S-methyltransferase, which yields MTSKPAAAAARATVYGYPRQGPRRELKKAIEGYWKGRVTADALRATAAELRSGNWRQLSGAGIHEVPTGDFSYYDHVLDTTVMVGAIPERHRAAVEADALDGYFAMARGTQDVAPLEMTKWFDTNYHYLVPELGPDTVFTADSAKQVTELKEALALGLTARPVLVGPVTYLLLAKPAPGVAADFDPITLLDRLLPVYAEVLADLRAAGAEWVQLDEPALVQDRTPAELNAAERAYRELGALTDRPRLLIASYFDRLGDALPVLAKAPVDGLALDFTDAAAANLDALAAVGGLPGKQLVAGVVDGRNIWVNDLSASLTTLGTLLGLADRVDVAASCSLLHVPLDTAAERDIEPQILRWLAFARQKTAEIVTLAKGLARGTDAITAELAANRADLASRANSPITRDPAVRARATDVTAADARRSQPYAERAAAQRAHLGLPPLPTTTIGSFPQTGELRAARADLKAGRIDTAGYEDRIRAEIQEVISFQEKTGLDVLVHGEPERGDMVQYFAEQLTGYLATQHGWVQSYGTRYVRPPILAGDISRPEPMTVRWTTYAQSLTSRPVKGMLTGPVTMLAWSFVRDDQPLGETARQVALALRDEVNDLETAGTSVIQVDEPALRETLPLRAADHPAYLAWATEAFRLTTSGVRPDTQIHTHMCYAEFGDIVQAIDDLDADVISLEAARSHMQVARELAGHGYPREAGPGVYDIHSPRVPSAEEAAELLRTALKAIPADRLWVNPDCGLKTRAWPETRSSLENLVAAAYTVRAELPTP from the coding sequence GTGACAAGCAAGCCCGCAGCCGCGGCAGCACGGGCCACCGTGTACGGCTACCCCCGCCAGGGCCCGCGCCGGGAACTGAAGAAGGCGATCGAGGGCTACTGGAAGGGCCGCGTCACCGCCGACGCCCTCCGCGCCACCGCCGCCGAACTGCGCAGCGGCAACTGGCGGCAACTGTCCGGCGCCGGCATCCACGAGGTGCCGACCGGTGACTTCTCGTACTACGACCACGTCCTCGACACCACCGTCATGGTCGGCGCGATCCCCGAGCGGCACCGCGCCGCCGTCGAAGCGGACGCCCTGGACGGCTACTTCGCCATGGCGCGCGGCACCCAGGACGTGGCGCCGCTGGAGATGACGAAGTGGTTCGACACCAACTACCACTATCTGGTGCCGGAGTTGGGCCCGGACACGGTGTTCACCGCGGACTCCGCCAAGCAGGTCACCGAACTGAAGGAAGCCCTCGCCCTGGGCCTGACGGCGCGTCCGGTCCTGGTCGGCCCCGTCACCTACCTCCTGCTCGCCAAGCCCGCCCCCGGCGTGGCCGCCGACTTCGACCCGATCACCCTCCTCGACCGGCTGCTCCCGGTGTACGCCGAGGTCCTCGCCGACCTGCGCGCCGCCGGCGCCGAGTGGGTGCAGCTGGACGAGCCCGCCCTCGTCCAGGACCGCACCCCGGCCGAACTGAACGCCGCCGAGCGGGCGTACCGGGAGCTCGGCGCCCTCACCGACCGGCCGAGGCTGCTGATCGCCTCGTACTTCGACCGGCTCGGCGACGCACTGCCGGTGCTGGCCAAAGCCCCCGTCGACGGACTCGCGCTGGACTTCACCGACGCCGCCGCCGCCAATCTGGACGCCCTCGCCGCGGTCGGCGGGCTGCCCGGCAAGCAGCTGGTCGCCGGTGTCGTCGACGGCCGCAACATCTGGGTCAACGACCTGTCGGCGTCGCTCACCACGCTCGGCACCCTTCTGGGCCTGGCCGACCGGGTCGACGTCGCGGCCTCCTGCTCCCTGCTGCACGTCCCCCTCGACACGGCGGCCGAGCGGGACATCGAGCCGCAGATCCTGCGCTGGCTCGCCTTCGCCCGGCAGAAGACCGCCGAGATCGTCACCCTCGCCAAGGGCCTCGCCCGCGGCACCGACGCGATCACCGCCGAACTCGCCGCCAACCGCGCCGACCTGGCCTCCCGCGCCAACTCCCCCATCACCCGCGACCCGGCCGTACGGGCCCGCGCCACGGACGTCACCGCCGCCGACGCCCGCCGCTCCCAGCCGTACGCCGAGCGGGCCGCCGCCCAGCGCGCCCACCTCGGCCTGCCGCCGCTGCCGACCACCACCATCGGCTCGTTCCCGCAGACCGGCGAACTGCGCGCGGCGCGGGCGGACTTGAAGGCGGGCCGGATCGACACGGCCGGCTACGAGGACCGGATCAGGGCGGAGATCCAGGAGGTGATCTCCTTCCAGGAGAAGACCGGCCTGGACGTCCTGGTGCACGGTGAGCCCGAACGGGGCGACATGGTCCAGTACTTCGCCGAGCAGCTCACCGGCTACCTCGCCACCCAGCACGGCTGGGTCCAGTCCTACGGCACCCGCTACGTCCGCCCGCCGATCCTGGCCGGCGACATCTCCCGTCCCGAGCCGATGACGGTGCGCTGGACGACGTATGCCCAGTCCCTCACCTCGCGCCCCGTCAAGGGCATGCTCACCGGCCCGGTCACCATGCTCGCCTGGTCCTTCGTCCGCGACGACCAGCCGCTCGGCGAGACGGCCCGGCAGGTCGCGCTGGCGCTGCGCGACGAGGTGAACGACCTTGAGACGGCCGGAACTTCGGTGATCCAGGTCGACGAACCGGCCCTGCGCGAAACGCTGCCGCTGCGCGCCGCCGACCACCCCGCCTACCTGGCCTGGGCCACGGAGGCGTTCCGCCTCACCACCAGCGGAGTGCGTCCGGACACCCAGATCCACACCCACATGTGCTACGCCGAGTTCGGCGACATCGTCCAGGCCATCGACGACCTCGACGCGGACGTCATCAGCCTGGAGGCGGCCCGCTCCCATATGCAGGTCGCCCGTGAACTCGCCGGCCACGGCTATCCGCGCGAGGCCGGACCCGGCGTGTACGACATCCACTCCCCGCGCGTGCCGAGCGCCGAGGAGGCGGCCGAACTCCTGCGCACCGCCCTGAAGGCGATCCCCGCCGACCGGCTGTGGGTCAACCCCGACTGCGGCCTGAAGACCCGCGCCTGGCCGGAGACCCGTTCCTCACTGGAGAACCTGGTCGCCGCGGCCTACACGGTCCGCGCCGAACTGCCGACACCCTGA
- a CDS encoding extracellular solute-binding protein: protein MPHSLRRGALRLTAGIALICTFALAGCGRGGDTAATGTAEPVDDSPATGSVDVWAAQGDADVLEKVIEPFKADNPDVKVNFTLIPNGEYYTKLQSAVAAGKGPDVAQFFPESQAQFLDPSILQPVPDGLVDKGTFFKSLWDAGVVKNVAYTVPWYAYTYALVYRSDLADKAGVKAPTTWKDTVPFLKAMQDAGAGRGLAADIGWDIFNGQDVAMYAWQAGGSLFSSDGKWTLDTPEMAEAIKYNASFFTSGAADTSTPTFLDAQPYFTSGKTASMITGPWVIGQLDKAAGKDGWTASHVATAPLPAGDSSGASFSAGGSWGVLADSDNADASWKFVRHLAEPSTQVAQYKAYSSLPAVISAWDDPAIADQPLLDAFFTQMKNTRAFPQVTTWQQVATRLGKEIEAVAKGTESAEKAAANVQAYAESVGTGAE, encoded by the coding sequence GTGCCACATTCCCTGCGCCGCGGCGCCCTACGGCTGACCGCCGGTATAGCGCTCATCTGCACCTTCGCCCTTGCGGGCTGCGGGCGCGGCGGTGACACCGCCGCGACGGGCACCGCCGAGCCCGTCGACGACTCTCCGGCCACCGGCAGCGTCGATGTCTGGGCCGCCCAGGGCGACGCCGATGTGCTCGAGAAGGTCATCGAGCCCTTCAAGGCCGACAACCCCGACGTCAAGGTCAATTTCACGCTGATCCCGAACGGCGAGTACTACACCAAGCTCCAGTCGGCGGTCGCGGCGGGCAAGGGACCCGATGTCGCCCAGTTCTTCCCCGAGTCGCAGGCGCAGTTCCTCGATCCGTCGATCCTGCAGCCCGTGCCGGACGGACTCGTCGACAAGGGCACCTTCTTCAAGAGTCTCTGGGACGCGGGTGTCGTCAAGAACGTGGCCTATACGGTCCCCTGGTACGCCTACACCTACGCGCTCGTCTACCGCTCCGACCTCGCCGACAAGGCGGGCGTGAAGGCGCCGACGACGTGGAAGGACACGGTTCCCTTCCTGAAGGCGATGCAGGACGCCGGCGCCGGACGTGGCCTCGCAGCCGACATCGGCTGGGACATCTTCAACGGCCAGGACGTCGCGATGTACGCCTGGCAGGCCGGCGGCTCGCTGTTCTCATCCGACGGCAAGTGGACCCTGGACACACCGGAAATGGCCGAGGCGATCAAGTACAACGCGTCGTTCTTCACCTCGGGCGCCGCCGACACCAGCACGCCCACCTTCCTGGACGCCCAGCCGTACTTCACCTCCGGCAAGACCGCTTCGATGATCACGGGACCTTGGGTCATCGGCCAGCTCGACAAGGCCGCGGGCAAGGACGGCTGGACGGCGTCCCATGTCGCCACCGCGCCCCTGCCGGCCGGGGACTCCAGCGGCGCCTCCTTCTCCGCCGGAGGCAGTTGGGGCGTACTCGCCGACAGCGACAACGCGGACGCGTCCTGGAAGTTCGTCCGCCACCTCGCGGAGCCGAGCACCCAGGTCGCGCAGTACAAGGCATACAGCTCGCTGCCGGCCGTCATCTCCGCCTGGGACGACCCGGCCATCGCGGACCAGCCGCTGCTGGACGCCTTCTTCACGCAGATGAAGAACACCCGGGCGTTCCCCCAGGTGACCACCTGGCAGCAGGTCGCGACCCGGCTGGGCAAGGAGATCGAGGCCGTGGCCAAGGGCACGGAGAGCGCGGAGAAGGCCGCAGCGAACGTCCAGGCGTACGCCGAGAGCGTCGGCACCGGTGCGGAGTGA
- a CDS encoding carbohydrate ABC transporter permease, whose amino-acid sequence MTTNTVKMTTGIVNVRRRRGGGARRTAVAWLFLAPFTVVFLLYTAIPTVAALGFSLTDLRGTDLRHPFAVDFTGLENYLRLFRDQSFLRDLVNTAVFVAVGVPLTMGTGFALALALNSGIRRLRGMFRTVFFAPVVTNVVAVALIWQYAFNDGGTVNKVLGAVGFAGPNWLDDPNLAMPVVILLGIWRNFGIAMVLFLAGLQAIPRDVYEAAALDGAGRWRQLRHITLPLLLPTILLVSVLLTVFFLQVFDEPYLLTDGGPLGSTESVALYTYHQFGAGELGMSSAASFVMLVLVAVVSLVQFRLLRSRT is encoded by the coding sequence ATGACGACCAACACCGTCAAGATGACCACCGGCATCGTCAACGTGCGCCGCCGCCGGGGCGGCGGCGCCCGGCGAACGGCTGTCGCCTGGCTGTTCCTGGCACCGTTCACCGTCGTGTTCCTGCTCTACACGGCGATCCCCACCGTCGCCGCGCTCGGGTTCAGCCTCACCGATCTGCGGGGCACGGATCTGCGGCATCCGTTCGCGGTCGACTTCACGGGCCTCGAGAACTATCTCCGGCTGTTCCGGGACCAGAGTTTCCTGCGGGACCTCGTGAACACCGCCGTCTTCGTGGCCGTCGGCGTGCCGCTGACCATGGGGACCGGGTTCGCGCTGGCCCTGGCGCTGAATTCCGGCATCCGGCGACTGCGCGGGATGTTCCGCACGGTCTTCTTCGCACCGGTCGTCACCAACGTCGTGGCGGTCGCCCTGATCTGGCAGTACGCCTTCAACGACGGCGGCACCGTCAACAAGGTGCTCGGCGCCGTCGGCTTCGCCGGACCGAACTGGCTGGACGACCCGAACCTGGCCATGCCCGTGGTCATCCTGCTGGGCATCTGGCGCAACTTCGGCATCGCGATGGTGCTGTTCCTCGCCGGTCTGCAGGCGATTCCCCGAGACGTGTACGAGGCCGCCGCCCTCGACGGGGCGGGCCGGTGGCGGCAGTTGAGGCACATCACCCTGCCACTGCTGCTGCCCACCATCCTTCTGGTCTCGGTGCTGCTGACCGTCTTCTTTCTCCAGGTGTTCGACGAGCCGTATCTGCTCACGGACGGCGGCCCGCTCGGTTCCACCGAGTCCGTGGCGCTGTACACCTACCACCAGTTCGGGGCGGGCGAGTTGGGGATGTCGTCCGCCGCGTCCTTCGTGATGCTCGTGCTCGTGGCCGTGGTGAGTCTCGTCCAGTTCCGACTGCTGAGGTCCCGCACATGA
- a CDS encoding carbohydrate ABC transporter permease — protein sequence MTAVAAFEDAHLTTGRIAVRRRSVSRPLLYGALVLCALLTMLPFLWVISGSLRSLDEIRSDPGAWLPTDVTFDNFVRLFSTEGFGRFMVNSIVVAALVVAGNIVTASAAGYALAKLDFAGKRIAFGAVMAALMVPLTAVFVPQFVITVDLGLADTLAGIALPGMALPLSVFIMRQYAMSVPDELLEAARIDGAGEFRIFFRIFLPLAGPAVATITIMSFLTSWNNFIWPLIVAQSMSSYTLPVGLAATSQAAAHVTDYGLMLAGAIVVMLPVLVLFLFLQRYFVQGISGTGMR from the coding sequence ATGACCGCCGTCGCCGCGTTCGAAGACGCCCACCTGACCACCGGCCGGATCGCCGTGCGCCGCCGGTCCGTCTCCCGACCGCTGCTGTACGGCGCGCTGGTGCTGTGCGCGCTGCTCACGATGCTGCCGTTCCTCTGGGTGATCAGCGGCTCGCTGCGCAGTCTCGACGAGATCCGCTCCGACCCCGGCGCCTGGCTCCCCACCGACGTCACCTTCGACAACTTCGTACGGCTGTTCAGCACCGAAGGCTTCGGCCGGTTCATGGTCAACAGCATCGTGGTCGCGGCCCTCGTGGTGGCCGGCAACATCGTGACGGCCTCGGCTGCCGGCTACGCGCTCGCCAAGCTCGACTTCGCGGGCAAGCGGATCGCGTTCGGCGCGGTCATGGCGGCGCTGATGGTGCCGCTCACCGCGGTGTTCGTCCCGCAGTTCGTGATCACCGTCGACCTGGGCCTGGCGGACACCCTCGCCGGTATCGCCCTGCCCGGCATGGCGCTGCCGCTGTCGGTGTTCATCATGCGGCAGTACGCGATGTCGGTTCCCGACGAGCTCCTCGAAGCGGCGCGGATCGACGGCGCGGGCGAGTTCCGGATCTTCTTCCGGATCTTCCTGCCGCTGGCCGGCCCCGCGGTCGCGACGATCACGATCATGTCGTTCCTCACCTCGTGGAACAACTTCATCTGGCCGCTCATCGTCGCCCAGAGCATGTCCAGTTACACGCTGCCGGTGGGCCTCGCCGCCACCAGTCAGGCCGCGGCACACGTCACCGACTACGGCCTGATGCTGGCCGGCGCGATCGTCGTGATGCTGCCCGTGCTCGTCCTCTTCCTGTTCCTGCAGCGCTACTTCGTGCAGGGCATCTCCGGAACGGGCATGCGGTGA
- a CDS encoding ROK family transcriptional regulator translates to MNGLNQSAVRRVNTSVILRALAVSAEPTTLTALAEQAGLSRRTIELILDSLVEAGWVTELDRVPTSGGAGRPARRYELRAEQALLAAVRITTSDASAAVADVRGRVLGRAHRPLRAYQDPQVTLDDAAALVRAALDDAGGSADRLRAGAVAAGGAIDDDGVVRRLVHTTRWEGVHLPDELARRIPVPWFADNDSNLGALAERWRGVADDHDNVVWAVLGNRTGLGILIRGAVHRGLDGAAGEIVEAVSMPTGSVENHPVAGLTSPEPAQRGVALRRFDAARSGDATALAEVDEFVRNIASILTTLSWTIAPSLIVLGGGLEDAADVLLPRVREALRRARTPAVELRATGLGRDAPLIGAVKLALDRMDTELFGPLIPRA, encoded by the coding sequence ATGAACGGCCTGAACCAGAGCGCCGTACGACGGGTCAACACCTCCGTCATCCTGCGCGCGTTGGCGGTGTCGGCCGAGCCGACGACATTGACCGCGCTCGCCGAGCAGGCCGGGCTCTCCCGCCGCACCATCGAGCTGATCCTCGACTCGCTCGTCGAGGCGGGCTGGGTGACCGAGCTGGACCGGGTTCCGACGAGCGGCGGTGCCGGGCGCCCCGCCCGGCGGTACGAACTGCGGGCCGAGCAGGCCCTGTTGGCCGCGGTGCGCATCACCACCTCGGACGCGTCGGCGGCGGTCGCCGATGTACGCGGCCGTGTCCTCGGCCGCGCGCACCGACCGCTGCGCGCCTACCAGGATCCGCAGGTCACCCTCGACGACGCCGCGGCTCTGGTGCGGGCGGCGCTCGACGACGCGGGCGGCTCGGCGGACCGGCTGCGGGCCGGTGCGGTCGCGGCCGGCGGTGCCATCGACGACGACGGAGTCGTACGGCGCCTGGTGCACACGACGCGCTGGGAAGGCGTGCACCTGCCCGATGAACTCGCGCGCCGCATACCTGTGCCCTGGTTCGCCGACAACGACTCCAACCTCGGAGCCCTCGCGGAGCGTTGGCGCGGTGTGGCCGACGACCACGACAACGTCGTCTGGGCGGTGCTCGGGAACCGCACCGGTCTCGGCATCCTCATCCGAGGAGCCGTACACCGCGGTCTCGACGGCGCCGCCGGTGAAATCGTCGAAGCGGTGTCGATGCCGACCGGCTCGGTCGAGAACCACCCCGTCGCCGGGCTGACCTCACCGGAGCCGGCCCAACGTGGCGTCGCACTCCGCCGGTTCGACGCGGCTCGCTCCGGCGACGCCACCGCGCTCGCGGAGGTCGACGAGTTCGTGAGGAACATCGCCTCGATCCTCACCACCCTGTCGTGGACGATCGCACCCTCGCTGATCGTGCTCGGCGGGGGTCTGGAGGACGCGGCCGATGTGCTGCTGCCCCGGGTGCGCGAGGCGCTGCGCCGTGCCCGGACCCCCGCGGTCGAACTGCGCGCCACCGGCCTGGGCCGCGACGCCCCGCTGATCGGCGCCGTCAAGCTGGCGCTCGACCGCATGGACACCGAGCTGTTCGGCCCGCTGATCCCCCGCGCGTGA